The sequence CTCGATGCCGACGGCAGGCTGGCGCCGCGCTTCGTGCTGGTCGCCAACACCGAGGCGAGCGACGGCGGGGCGGCGATCGTCGCCGGCAACGAGCGGGTGCTGCGTGCCCGCCTGTCCGATGCCAAATTTTTCTGGGACGAGGACCGCAAGCGTACACTGGAGAGCCGGGTGCCGAAGCTCGCCGAGCGAGTCTTCCACGCCAAGCTGGGCTCGGATCTGCAGCGCACCCAGCGTCTCGGTATTCTCGCCAGTGTGCTGGCGCCTTTGTGCGGTGGCGATGCGAGACTGGCGTCCCGCGCCGCGGCGCTCGCCAAGGCCGACCTGATGAGCGCGATGGTCGGCGAATTCCCGGAACTGCAAGGGATCATGGGTCGCTATTACGCACGCCATGACGGCGAGGCACCGGAGGTGGCCGAAGCCATCGCCGATCACTACGCGCCGCAGGGGCCGTCCGACCGCTGCCCGACAACGCCGGTCAGCATCGCCGTCGCCCTCGCCGATAAGATCGATACGCTCGCCGGTTTCTTTGCCATCGGCGAGAAGCCGACCGGCTCGAAAGACCCGTTCGCCTTGCGAAGAGCCGCGCTCGCGGTCATCCGCCTGATCATCGAAAACGGCCTTCGCCTCAACTTGCGACCGCTCTTCGAAAGCGCTCAGGCGGCCTATCCCGACGGCACTACCCAATCGGGCGCCGTCACCGTCTGCGACGACCTTCTCGCCTTTCTTGCCGATCGGCTCAAGGTGCACCTGCGCGAGCAGGGCGTGCGCCACGATCTGGTCTCGGCGGTGTTCGCGGACGGCAATGAGGACGATCTCGTGCGACTTTTGGCTAGGGTCGACGCGCTAAGAGACTTTCTCACTTCCGACGACGGTGCTAACTTGCTCGTGGCCTACCGGCGGGCGAGCAACATCGTCCGTATCGAAGAGAATAAAGATAAGAGGCACTACGTCGGGGAGGTAGACGAGGAACTTCTGGCTGAAAATCAAGAATCGGATCTGTATCGGGCGCTGTCAGAGGCACGCGACGAAATCGCCGCGGCCCTGTCCGATGAGCGGTTCCGCGACGCCATGGCAATCCTGGCCGGATTGCGAAAGCCCGTGGATGCGTTCTTCGACCGTGTCCA is a genomic window of Rhodospirillales bacterium containing:
- a CDS encoding glycine--tRNA ligase subunit beta, producing MPELLIELLSEEIPARMQARAAEDFKRLVCERLAKAQLAFTSADAYVTPRRLTLVVDGLPERQPDVREERKGPRVGSPDKAVQGFLRAAGLSSIDQAEVRETDKGPSYFAAYVRAGAATPEVLASILIEVLTVLPWPKSMRWGAGHFRWVRPLHNILAVFNGAPLAASQPLGADLTLSGNASTQGHRFLAPGEIGVTDFADYAAKLNDAKVMLDPAERRALIARKAEALAAAEGLSVRADEALLDEVTGLVEWPVPMLGSIDPRFMDVPAEVLITAMRAHQKYFSLLDADGRLAPRFVLVANTEASDGGAAIVAGNERVLRARLSDAKFFWDEDRKRTLESRVPKLAERVFHAKLGSDLQRTQRLGILASVLAPLCGGDARLASRAAALAKADLMSAMVGEFPELQGIMGRYYARHDGEAPEVAEAIADHYAPQGPSDRCPTTPVSIAVALADKIDTLAGFFAIGEKPTGSKDPFALRRAALAVIRLIIENGLRLNLRPLFESAQAAYPDGTTQSGAVTVCDDLLAFLADRLKVHLREQGVRHDLVSAVFADGNEDDLVRLLARVDALRDFLTSDDGANLLVAYRRASNIVRIEENKDKRHYVGEVDEELLAENQESDLYRALSEARDEIAAALSDERFRDAMAILAGLRKPVDAFFDRVQVNCADAQRRENRLKLLSQIRSALGGVADFAQIEG